The Zalophus californianus isolate mZalCal1 chromosome X, mZalCal1.pri.v2, whole genome shotgun sequence genome window below encodes:
- the PRAF2 gene encoding PRA1 family protein 2: MSEVRLPPLRALDDFVLGSARLAAPDPCDPQRWCHRVINNLLYYQTNYLLCFGFSLALAGYVRPLHTLLSALVVTVALGALVWAAETQAAVRRCRRSHPAACLAAVLAVGLLVLWAVGGACTFLLSVAGPVLLILVHASLRLRNLKNKIENKIESIGLKRTPMGLLLEALGQEQEAGS; the protein is encoded by the exons ATGTCGGAGGTGCGGCTGCCACCGCTACGCGCCCTGGACGACTTCGTTCTGGGGTCGGCGCGTCTGGCGGCTCCGGATCCGTGCGACCCGCAGCGATGGTGCCACCGCGTCATCAACAACCTCCTCTACTACCAAACCAACTACCTTCTGTGCTTCGGCTTCAGTCTCGCTCTGGccgg GTACGTGCGCCCGCTGCACACCCTCCTAAGCGCGCTGGTAGTGACGGTGGCCCTTGGCGCGCTGGTGTGGGCGGCTGAGACTCAAGCAGCCGTGCGCCGCTGCCGCCGCAGCCACCCCGCCGCCTGCCTGGCCGCAGTGCTCGCCGTCGGCCTGCTTGTTCTCTGGGCCGTGGGCGGCGCTTGCACCTTCCTGCTGAGCGTCGCCGGGCCTGTGCTTC TGATTCTGGTGCACGCCTCGCTGCGCCTGCGAAACCTCAAGAACAAGATCGAGAACAAGATTGAGAGTATTGGTCTCAAGCGGACGCCAATGGGGCTGCTACTGGAGGCGCTGGGACAAGAGCAGGAGGCTGGATCCTAG